Proteins encoded together in one Palaemon carinicauda isolate YSFRI2023 chromosome 45, ASM3689809v2, whole genome shotgun sequence window:
- the LOC137634968 gene encoding organic cation transporter protein-like, translating into MGKSGRKEEEKEAERTPMDDVIEICKNGTPDQFILDEYGSVAGVETFEDLLEMINPFGRWNIITLLASCLGVIVLPFQAITYQFLGDTPEYWCQVDALTEANWTQQQIIDLAIPFNSSDADEKKCKFFNYNYTTAVEMGYESAIESRDEISVGDGAPIYCQSRHFNVSHYSSTLVAEWDLVCERRALYSTTQSASQLGVLIGVLSFGYFMDIYGRRPIILMNVVLSVVAGMAAAATPVLYLYIIFKILVSCFNYGYFTGCFIFMMEMCSPSQRSSIGSVGGIPWSVGYMIVPGIAYLIRPWRWLQVAYTFPTIFFFSFYWLLPESPRWLISQGRYEEAANILAKAAKVNGRCFPPIGAVVESMKKMMVQKEEKPKENLPQRIISALRHFFILVIKSKHRKNILICYFCWFAVSMVYYGISLNSGNLSTDPYMYVFLGGLAEIPSYFLTWAMIAHLGRRLSLTTYYVVCGITICIIAILLATQDEVSFGLLIFLSLVGKIAIVSAFHVVYIYTAELFPTQYRSLAVGESSMMARVGSITSPYINDILGEAITWGPSALFAVMSACAASMSLLLPETKDCITETSGAASPAKKDAEAGDDAKIEMKSAKVNAAFDAD; encoded by the exons ATGGGTAAGTCAGGTCgcaaagaggaggagaaggaggccgAGAGGACGCCCATGGACGACGTGATCGAAATTTGTAAGAATGGAACACCAGACCAGTTCATATTGGATGAATACGGCAGCGTGGCGGGAGTCGAGACCTTCGAGGATCTGCTGGAGATGATCAATCCTTTCGGACGATGGAACATCATCACGTTGTTGGCAAGTTGCTTGG GAGTCATCGTTTTGCCTTTCCAAGCAATCACGTATCAGTTCTTGGGGGATACGCCGGAATACTGGTGTCAGGTTGATGCGCTGACCGAAGCGAATTGGACTCAGCAACAAATCATTGACCTCGCCATCCCTTTCAACAG CTCAGATGCTGACGAAAAGAAATGCAAATTCTTCAACTACAATTATACGACAGCTGTTGAAATGGGATATGAATCTGCAATCGAAAGTCGGGATGAGATTTCCGTCGGCGATGGAGCTCCCATCTACTGTCAATCTCGCCATTTCAATGTCAGCCATTATAGTTCAACTCTTGTAGCTGAG TGGGATTTGGTGTGCGAAAGGAGAGCTCTGTATTCAACAACTCAGTCCGCTTCGCAGCTCGGAGTTCTCATTGGCGTTTTGTCTTTCGGCTACTTCATGGACAT ATATGGTCGTAGACCCATAATCCTTATGAACGTTGTGCTCAGTGTTGTGGCTGGTATGGCGGCTGCTGCAACACCAGTACTTTACCTCTACATTATCTTCAAAATACTCGTTTCCTGCTTCAATTACGGATACTTCACTGGATGCTTCATCTTCA TGATGGAAATGTGTTCCCCTAGTCAAAGATCGTCTATCGGAAGTGTTGGCGGTATTCCGTGGTCGGTCGGTTACATGATTGTGCCCGGCATAGCTTATCTGATTAGACCGTGGAGATGGTTGCAAGTCGCCTACACATTTCCTACCATATTCTTCTTTTCGTTTTATTG GTTATTACCAGAATCTCCTCGTTGGCTGATATCACAAGGGCGCTATGAAGAAGCAGCAAATATCCTAGCCAAGGCAGCCAAAGTCAATGGCCGTTGCTTCCCTCCTATAGGAGCAGTTGTCGAATCAATGAAGAAGATGATGGTACAG aaaGAGGAGAAGCCCAAGGAAAATCTCCCCCAGCGCATCATATCAGCTCTGAGACATTTCTTTATACTGGTGATCAAGTCGAAGCACAGGAAAAACATTCTCATCTGCTATTTCTGCTGGTTTGCCGTTTCCATGGTGTACTACGGCATTTCCTTAAACTCTGGGAACCTCAG CACTGACCCCTACATGTACGTGTTCCTGGGTGGTTTAGCAGAGATTCCATCCTACTTCCTTACTTGGGCAATGATCGCCCACTTAGGAAGGAGACTCTCCTTGACTACATATTACGTCGTCTGTGGCATCACTATCTGTATCATAGCCATTCTCTTGGCCACTCAAGATGAAG TGTCCTTCGGACTGCTCATCTTCCTGTCCCTGGTGGGAAAAATTGCAATCGTATCAGCATTCCACGTCGTCTACATCTACACAGCCGAGCTCTTCCCAACGCAGTATAGATCTCTGGCCGTAGGAGAGTCCAGCATGATGGCTCGTGTGGGCAGTATCACCTCGCCCTACATCAACGATATATTG GGCGAAGCCATCACTTGGGGCCCTTCAGCGCTGTTTGCTGTGATGTCCGCCTGCGCAGCTTCTATGTCCCTCCTCCTTCCGGAGACAAAAGACTGCATCACGGAGACCAGCGGTGCAGCATCACCAGCTAAAAAGGACGCCGAAGCGGGTGACGACGCTAAGATCGAAATGAAGAGTGCCAAAGTAAACGCAGCTTTCGATGCTGACTGA